A part of Salvelinus alpinus chromosome 5, SLU_Salpinus.1, whole genome shotgun sequence genomic DNA contains:
- the LOC139577162 gene encoding myb/SANT-like DNA-binding domain-containing protein 4 isoform X2: MATRAAYFSPSEAQILMEAYEEVKDIIKKKGNTATVIKQREKAWQSIADRLNALNMNGPKRTWQQVKIKYKNILQNAVKKNTHRQGTGGGSPKADLTPAEDMALELNKGRPVLEGIPGGKETSIGSSQDATRFIQVSGSTVFLLEPPAQAPDDADPGEGPSAAATAHDGDDDEEETISLDSRRHEDPDAIQWENQPGNISSQAIRKLYGNHLRRQIELADIDIQYKKKKMENLALESEIKKRTIRKLDLEIKKLEREVRYAFNVHCMLTVTQMY; this comes from the exons atggcaactagagccgcgtacttttccccgtcggaagcacaaatcctcatggaggcatacgaggaggtaaaagatataattaagaagaaaggcaacaccgccacagtgataaagcaaagagaaaaagcgtggcaaagtattgcagaccgcctgaatgc attaaacatgaacgggccaaaacggacatggcagcaggtcaaaatcaaatacaagaacattctgcagaatg cagtgaaaaagaatacccacagacaaggcacgggtggtgggtcaccaaaggctgaccttaccccagcagaggacatggccttggagctaaataaaggcaggcccgtcttagaggggatccctggggggaaagagacgagcataggttcctcccaagatgccacccgcttcattcaag tgtctggcagcactgtgttcctgttagagccaccagcacaagcaccagacgatgctgatcca ggtgaaggccccagtgcagcagcaacagcacatgatggagacgatgatgaggaggagaccatctctctggattccagaaggcatgag gacccagatgctatacagtgggaaaaccagcctggcaacata agctcacaagctatcagaaagttgtatggcaaccacctccggcgccaaatagaactggcagacatagacattcagtacaagaagaaaaagatggaaaatcttgcactggagtccgaaataaaaaagaggacaattaggaaactggaccttgaaataaaaaaacttgagagggaggtgagatatgccttcaatgtacactgtatgctaactgtaacacaaatgtattaa
- the LOC139577162 gene encoding myb/SANT-like DNA-binding domain-containing protein 4 isoform X3, with protein sequence MATRAAYFSPSEAQILMEAYEEVKDIIKKKGNTATVIKQREKAWQSIADRLNALNMNGPKRTWQQVKIKYKNILQNAVKKNTHRQGTGGGSPKADLTPAEDMALELNKGRPVLEGIPGGKETSIGSSQDATRFIQVSGSTVFLLEPPAQAPDDADPGEGPSAAATAHDGDDDEEETISLDSRRHEDPDAIQWENQPGNISSQAIRKLYGNHLRRQIELADIDIQYKKKKMENLALESEIKKRTIRKLDLEIKKLERELQEDDTAQNKN encoded by the exons atggcaactagagccgcgtacttttccccgtcggaagcacaaatcctcatggaggcatacgaggaggtaaaagatataattaagaagaaaggcaacaccgccacagtgataaagcaaagagaaaaagcgtggcaaagtattgcagaccgcctgaatgc attaaacatgaacgggccaaaacggacatggcagcaggtcaaaatcaaatacaagaacattctgcagaatg cagtgaaaaagaatacccacagacaaggcacgggtggtgggtcaccaaaggctgaccttaccccagcagaggacatggccttggagctaaataaaggcaggcccgtcttagaggggatccctggggggaaagagacgagcataggttcctcccaagatgccacccgcttcattcaag tgtctggcagcactgtgttcctgttagagccaccagcacaagcaccagacgatgctgatcca ggtgaaggccccagtgcagcagcaacagcacatgatggagacgatgatgaggaggagaccatctctctggattccagaaggcatgag gacccagatgctatacagtgggaaaaccagcctggcaacata agctcacaagctatcagaaagttgtatggcaaccacctccggcgccaaatagaactggcagacatagacattcagtacaagaagaaaaagatggaaaatcttgcactggagtccgaaataaaaaagaggacaattaggaaactggaccttgaaataaaaaaacttgagagggag ctccaagaagatgacacagctcaaaataaaaattag
- the LOC139577162 gene encoding putative nuclease HARBI1 isoform X1 has translation MKAQNCVFLSALTMACPFVRDVVDEEALVLRRAFRRERVFRDRLDPLAFPDDHLYERYRFSADGIRYLCRLLGPRIKHRTARSHALSVEQMVCVALRFFASGAFLYSVGDAEQLNKATICRTIRSVCLAIKALADVFISFPGHRRLCDIKEEFYRIAGFPNVIGAVDCTHIRIKAPSGAHEADFVNRKSFHSINVQMVCNADCVISNVVAKWPGSVHDSRIFRASEIYQCLSQGEFSGVLLGDRGYGCQPFLLTPFTDPQEAQQAYNHAHARTRARVEMTFGLLKARFHCLHKLRVSPVRACDITVACAVLHNVACLRKERAPRVPPAMDWDNPAIFPDDDSGRLLRDQYVLNYFS, from the exons atgaaggcccaaaattgtgtgttcctttctgctctgacaatggcatgcccattcgtgcgagatgtggtggatgaagaagcacttgtgctgaggagagccttcaggcgagaaagggtcttcagggaccggttggacccactggccttccctgatgaccatctatatgaaagatacaggttttctgcagatggcatcaggtatctatgcagactactgggtcccaggattaagcaccgcactgcacggagccatgcactgagtgtggagcaaatggtttgtgtggccttgcgcttttttgctagtggagccttcctgtactcagtgggggatgcagaacagctgaacaaggccacaatttgccgcacaataaggagtgtgtgtctggctatcaaagcattagcagatgtcttcatctccttccctggccacagaagactctgtgacatcaaagaggagttctataggattgcag gtttccccaatgtcattggtgcagtggactgcacacacataaggataaaagccccctcaggtgcccatgaggccgattttgtgaataggaaatcctttcacagcattaatgttcag atggtctgcaatgctgactgtgtgatcagcaatgttgtggcaaaatggcctggctcagtccatgactccagaatctttcgggcctctgaaatctatcagtgcctatcacaag gtgaattctctggtgtgttgctgggagacagggggtatggctgccagccttttctcctgacacctttcacagacccccaggaagcacagcaggcctacaaccatgcccatgccaggaccagggccagagttgaaatgacctttggcctcctgaaggcacgctttcactgccttcacaaattaagggtcagccctgttagggcatgtgatattactgtggcttgtgctgtcctccacaatgtggcctgcctgaggaaggagagggcccccagagtgccaccagccatggactgggacaatccggcaatcttccctgatgacgacagtggtcggctgctgagggaccaatatgtgttgaattattttagttag